The window GCAAGGGGCATCATGCGATCCTCATCGAAGGGCCGGAGGGCATCGGCAAGGCGACACTCGCCTTCCGCTTCGCCAATCACGTGCTTTGCCATCCGGAGCCGACCCAGGCGCCCGACAGCCTTGGCGACCCGGATCCCGGTTCGATCGTAAGCCGCCAGCTTGCCTCCGGAGCCTCCCATCACCTCCTGCACCTGACCCGTCCGGTCGATGAAAAGAGCGGAAGGGTCAAGGGTGCGATCACGGTCGACGAAGTGCGGCGCGCCGGAAAATTCTTCGGCCAGACGTCGGGCACGGGGAACTGGCGGATCGTCATCATCGACCCGGCCGACGACCTCAACCGCAATGCGGCCAACGCCATCCTGAAGATATTGGAGGAGCCGCCGCGCCGGTCGTTGTTCCTCGTCCTGACCCACGCGCCGGGAAAACTCCTGCCGACGATCCGCTCGCGCTGCCTGCCGCTGCGGCTGAAGCCGCTCGATGCAGGGGCCATGCGTCAGGCGCTTTCGCATCTCGGTTTCGATCTTGCCGGCGCGAGCGGCGAGCAGATCCTCGCCGCGGCGGGCGGCAGCGTTTCGGAGGCGCTGAAGTTGATCAATTACGGCGGCCTCGACATTGCCGCCGCCTTCGAGGACGTTCTCGCAGGGCAGGGGCCTGCGGTTCGCA is drawn from Sinorhizobium sojae CCBAU 05684 and contains these coding sequences:
- a CDS encoding DNA polymerase III subunit delta', whose product is MTAERAGVLDGAIAPAENSRLFGHGEAEAFLAQSYKSGKGHHAILIEGPEGIGKATLAFRFANHVLCHPEPTQAPDSLGDPDPGSIVSRQLASGASHHLLHLTRPVDEKSGRVKGAITVDEVRRAGKFFGQTSGTGNWRIVIIDPADDLNRNAANAILKILEEPPRRSLFLVLTHAPGKLLPTIRSRCLPLRLKPLDAGAMRQALSHLGFDLAGASGEQILAAAGGSVSEALKLINYGGLDIAAAFEDVLAGQGPAVRKQMHKLADILSAKDSETIFDFFSSLLTGRVMQSARDAALAGDIEKAERFARFSSEFAERLALSDAYNLDRKQTILSLLDDLKDAL